Proteins encoded within one genomic window of Marasmius oreades isolate 03SP1 chromosome 4, whole genome shotgun sequence:
- a CDS encoding uncharacterized protein (BUSCO:EOG09260W52), whose translation MNDTSVKTEPSDDSSPLHAGQPQQQQLTEFQSLQKRLREEPNDTESWRRLVACAEDSGETEKIRAAYDALLQQYPNTSSAQIAYINHFLNNPSTFNEAEELFKRFLKSSPSVALCRFYVTYVRRINTDPSTRDTIRKSYEFALSLIGYDKDSGDIWYDYLTLLKSGQTNSPWEKQQKDDAIRKVLHRAVQIPLDNVEKLWGELESFENGLNRITAKKFMTDLSPAYIQAKSVLRELIKQTTPLYPPAIPTQGVPDMFLPTLPSFSASERQNVGKWKAYLKWEEGNPLELEEKDKSILISRIQSAYRKAMIRMRFFPEIWFMAFNWMASIGKNEESLAVLRSGLEANPSSFLLTFSLVEALETKKDFPEVHKIYQSFLTTLRAELTALDEAEKARIAADATANNKEEGDAENGSFDQTQSTQASASQSSESASYSTSEEYIERRKEYGLVYIMFMRFVRRAEGVNASRSIFAQARKDPLTPWNVYEAAALLEYHCSGEKEVAVRIFERGMTLFGKDNDYVLRYLGFLITVNDQNNARALFERVISTFQPKDARPLWERWARYEYQYGDLEAVQKLEKRFADTYPNESPIKLFAQRYMYLNTDAIASRDLGFARAKKEITPNSTIESMNGVSGSSQSASLKRRNIEEASSSGGAGGGGGGGGGGGGGGSGGGRRRGDDRDHGGSHKRQRASSPPPRDGSRKRSPDRPGRRGGDRDRDRERDRDRDRDGDEDKAVQLPAKIPWFITQLPDKKAFDGPVFRTDDLMNLLRGAVIPSSTGGGGGSGSGGRHRSRSPASRGKRGPPDYGPYQGPNSNTRGARRQW comes from the exons ATGAACGACACCTCAGTGAAGACTGAGCCGTCCGATGATTCCTCACCACTTCACGCTGGCCAaccacaacaacaacagctgACTGAATTCCAATCATTACAAAAACGTCTGCGCGAAGAACCAAACGATACCGAATCATGGAGAAGACTCGTAGCGTGTGCAGAAGACAGTGGCGAGACCGAGAAGATCAGAGCTGCATATGATGCATTGCTGCAACAATATCCCAACACC TCATCCGCACAAATTGCCTATATCAACCATTTTCTGAACAACCCGAGTACGTTCAACGAAGCAGAAGAACTATTCAAGAGATTTCTCAAGAGCTCACCGTCTGTCGCTTTGTGCCGGTTCTATGTGACTTATGTTCG ACGGATCAACACTGACCCATCGACGCGTGATACAATACGGAAATCTTACGAATTCGCTCTGAGTTTGATTGGTTATGACAAGGACAGTGGAGACATCTGGTACGATTACTTGACGTTGTTGAAGTCAGGCCAG ACCAACTCGCCATGGGAGAAACAACAAAAAGACGATGCGATAAGAAAAGTCCTTCACCGTGCGGTACAGATACCCTTGGACAACGTCGAGAAACTCTGGGGCGAACTTGAATCGTTCGAAAACGGCCTGAATCGTATAACAGCGAAGAAATTCATGACAGACCTCTCTCCTGCGTATATTCAAGCTAAATCCGTCTTGCGTGAACTCATCAAGCAGACGACACCGCTTTATCCTCCGGCTATTCCGACACAAGGAGTACCGGATATGTTTTTACCTACTTTACCTTCGTTTTCGGCTTCTGAAAGGCAGAATGTAGGGAAGTGGAAGGCGTACTTGAAGTGGGAAGAGGGCAATCCGttggagttggaggagaaggataaATCGATACTAATATCGAGGATTCAATCAGCCTACCGGAAAGCGATGATCAGAATGAGATTTTTCCCCGAGATTTG GTTTATGGCATTTAACTGGATGGCAAGTATTGGAAAGAACGAAGAGAGTCTCGCGGTGCTCAGATCGGGATTAGAAGCGAACCCGTCTAG TTTCTTGCTCACGTTTTCACTTGTTGAAGCACTGGAAACCAAGAAAGACTTCCCAGAAGTCCACAAGATCTATCAAAGCTTCCTAACAACACTTCGCGCTGAACTAACCGCCCTTGACGAAGCTGAGAAGGCTCGAATAGCAGCTGACGCCACTGCCAATAACAAGGAAGAAGGCGACGCTGAAAATGGTTCTTTTGATCAGACGCAGTCGACTCAAGCTTCCGCAAGCCAGTCTTCTGAATCTGCTTCCTATTCAACATCTGAAGAATACATCGAACGTCGGAAAGAATATGGTTTGGTCTATATCATGTTCATGCGATTTGTACGTCGTGCCGAGGGAGTCAACGCCTCTCGAAGTATCTTCGCTCAAGCACGCAAAGACCCCCTTACCCCTTGGAACGTTTACGAAGCTGCAGCGCTATTAGAATACCATTGTAGTGGAGAAAAAGAAGTCGCCGTGAGGATATTCGAGAGGGGTATGACGCTTTTTGGGAAGGATAACGATTATGTGCTTAGGTATCTTGGATTTTTGATCACGGTGAATGATCAAAATA ACGCACGAGCCTTGTTCGAGCGCGTAATTAGCACGTTCCAGCCTAAAGATGCGAGGCCTCTATGGGAACGTTGGGCTCGATACGAATATCAGTACGGCGACCTGGAGGCCGTACAGAAACTGGAGAAACGTTTCGCAGATACGTATCCTAATG AATCCCCGATCAAACTCTTTGCTCAACGCTACATGTACCTCAACACCGATGCCATCGCTTCTCGGGACCTTGGTTTTGCCCGAGCAAAGAAGGAGATCACACCTAATAGTACCATTGAGAGCATGAACGGAGTTAGCGGGTCGTCACAAAGTGCATCGTTGAAACGTCGGAACATCGAAGAAGCTTCAAGTAGTGGAggagctggaggaggaggaggaggaggaggcggtggtggtggtggtggcagtGGAGGTGGGAGGAGGCGAGGTGATGATAGGGATCATGGTGGCAGTCATAAGCGTCAACGAGCTTCTTCGCCTCCTCCCAGGGACGGCTCAAGAAAACGGTCTCCTGACAGACCTGGTCGAAGGGGTGGGGATAGGGACAGAGACCGAGAGAGGGATAGAGATAGAGACCGGGATGGGGACGAGGACAAGGCGGTTCAGCTTCCTGCCAAAATACCTTGGTTTATTACTCAGCTGCCTGACAAGAAGGCGTTTGATG GACCGGTATTCAGAACGGACGATCTGATGAATCTCTTGCGAGGTGCTGTGATTCCTAGTAgtactggtggtggtggcggtagTGGTAGTGGTGGAAGACACAGATCACGATCACCCGCTTCTCGAG GTAAAAGAGGTCCACCTGACTACGGCCCTTACCAAGGACCAAATAGTAACACCAGAGGAGCAAGACGGCAGTGGTGA